A genomic window from Micromonospora ferruginea includes:
- the rpmG gene encoding 50S ribosomal protein L33, with product MAKATDVRPKITLACVECKERNYITRKNRRNDPDRIELKKFCPRDGKHTVHRETR from the coding sequence GTGGCGAAGGCGACCGATGTCCGGCCGAAGATCACTTTGGCGTGTGTGGAGTGCAAGGAGCGCAACTACATCACGCGCAAGAACCGTCGTAACGACCCGGACCGCATCGAGCTGAAGAAGTTCTGCCCCCGGGACGGCAAGCACACCGTCCACCGCGAGACCCGCTGA
- a CDS encoding MaoC family dehydratase N-terminal domain-containing protein yields MSLDPSFVGRTYPPTAPYLVGREKIREFATAIGATDPAHHDPEAARALGHADVVAPPTFPVLVTMAASRQIVNDPELGVDYSRVVHGDQRFAYTRPVVAGDELVCVNTIEDVSTRGGHGFLTTRTDVSTVDGEPVVAVWAKIVVRGEA; encoded by the coding sequence ATGTCCCTGGACCCGTCCTTCGTCGGCCGGACCTATCCGCCGACCGCCCCCTACCTGGTGGGCCGAGAAAAGATCCGCGAGTTCGCCACCGCCATCGGGGCGACCGACCCGGCGCACCACGACCCGGAGGCGGCCCGCGCGCTCGGCCACGCCGACGTGGTGGCGCCGCCGACCTTCCCGGTGCTGGTGACCATGGCGGCCAGCCGGCAGATCGTCAACGACCCCGAGCTGGGCGTCGACTACAGCCGGGTGGTGCACGGCGACCAGCGGTTCGCGTACACCCGGCCGGTGGTGGCCGGTGACGAGCTGGTCTGCGTGAACACCATCGAGGACGTGAGCACCCGGGGCGGGCACGGCTTCCTGACCACCCGCACGGACGTGAGCACGGTGGACGGTGAGCCGGTGGTCGCGGTCTGGGCCAAGATCGTCGTACGCGGGGAGGCGTGA
- a CDS encoding MaoC family dehydratase, whose amino-acid sequence MELPVQTYRVTRADLVRYAGASGDFNPIHWSDRTATGVGLPGVIAHGMFTMALVGRAVAGWAGAPDAVVDFGVRFTRPVVVPDTDEGTEIEVAAVVKEVTEDGLTRLDITATCRGEKVLSQARALVRTPR is encoded by the coding sequence ATGGAGCTGCCGGTGCAGACCTACCGGGTGACCCGGGCGGACCTGGTCCGCTACGCGGGCGCCTCGGGCGACTTCAACCCGATCCACTGGAGCGACCGGACCGCCACCGGTGTGGGCCTGCCGGGCGTCATCGCCCACGGCATGTTCACCATGGCGCTGGTCGGCCGTGCGGTCGCCGGCTGGGCCGGCGCGCCGGACGCGGTGGTCGACTTCGGCGTCCGTTTCACCCGGCCGGTGGTCGTCCCGGACACCGACGAGGGCACCGAGATCGAGGTGGCCGCCGTGGTCAAGGAGGTCACCGAGGACGGGTTGACCAGGCTCGACATCACCGCCACCTGCCGGGGCGAGAAGGTGCTGTCGCAGGCCCGCGCGTTGGTCCGCACCCCGCGCTGA
- a CDS encoding YajQ family cyclic di-GMP-binding protein → MAANPSFDIVSKVDRQEVDNALRQAEKELSQRFDFRGTGAEISWSGEEGISLQAETEERVRAALDVFKEKLVKRNISLKSLDAGDPKASGKIFKIDAKVIQGIDTDKAKAISKKIRDEGPKGVQAQIQGDQLRVTGKKKDDLQAVIALLKGEDFGVALQFNNYR, encoded by the coding sequence ATGGCAGCGAACCCGTCGTTCGACATCGTGAGCAAGGTCGACCGCCAGGAGGTCGACAACGCCCTCCGCCAGGCGGAGAAGGAGCTCTCGCAGCGGTTCGACTTCCGCGGCACCGGCGCCGAGATCTCCTGGTCGGGCGAGGAGGGGATCAGCCTCCAGGCGGAGACCGAGGAGCGGGTGCGCGCCGCGCTCGACGTGTTCAAGGAGAAGCTGGTCAAGCGCAACATCTCGCTGAAGTCGCTGGACGCGGGCGACCCCAAGGCGTCCGGCAAGATCTTCAAGATCGACGCCAAGGTGATCCAGGGCATCGACACCGACAAGGCGAAGGCGATCAGCAAGAAGATCCGCGACGAGGGCCCGAAGGGCGTCCAGGCGCAGATCCAGGGCGACCAGCTCCGCGTGACCGGCAAGAAGAAGGACGACCTCCAGGCCGTCATCGCGCTGCTCAAGGGCGAGGACTTCGGCGTGGCGCTCCAGTTCAACAACTACCGCTGA
- a CDS encoding putative bifunctional diguanylate cyclase/phosphodiesterase, whose protein sequence is MAGRNQGRRSTERAWLITAPLTLSAVVFSTAIAIIADDPIGDWGWGLILLLVMTAVSVPVLNFIVRRQSVAVTLTEVPLVVALFYLPPLTVVLIYTLSTLGWCVWHRFTPAKLWFNAAKAAAATSLAGLVLLALPPLQGVDRPGTWASLFVAINTITLVSLLSVVGVHVLLQGWQPGREALRTAPSVFLTSSINASVGLLILIALETTWWSALLLAALFVALGQVYRSYSQFFQQHRTLAGMYDLARLITTSTQGALGDVLLDRVRALMQAEYATLWLPAQGRHPEVLLTARVDAPGLLDVAPTPAVFREQARSLGRTLTTGRQLGADTALRGVADVKQVKDAIVVPLRSGQAVIGTLEVVNRISDVGHFTPRDLPVFETVAAHAAVALENSRLVDRLRHDADHDALTKLPNRRRLTSAVAEAIKIGAPDEVVALLLFDVDRLRQVNESLGHAAGDKVLVEVAERLRACAPSSALVGRAGGDEFLVTLRLESADAALELAAQLREQIRDEMVFDVLTLDVDTAVGVAVHPDHGGDAVALLQRVDLAATAAKSVPGSVQLYSPALESRSLRRLGLAGDLERALADGDLEVYFQPKVTLRDRRLVGVECLARWEHPAHGAVEPDDFVAVAEHTGQLGRLTEFVLRESLRRSRDWSHGEQALSVSVNLAARTLNDQHFPALVRDLLEEYDVPPQRLTLEITESGVLDGTERPIPTLRSLRDLGVRLSVDDFGTGNSSLAQLRRLPVHEVKVDRSFVQGMATDPGDLAIVNAVVTLSQQFGLTVVAEGVESELTLELLQDIGCEIGQGFLFSRPLPYERLEAWFGAQVDPETIVAGELPRLRVVP, encoded by the coding sequence ATGGCCGGCCGGAACCAAGGACGCCGATCGACGGAGCGGGCCTGGCTCATCACCGCACCACTGACGCTCAGCGCGGTCGTCTTCAGCACCGCGATCGCGATCATCGCGGACGACCCCATCGGTGACTGGGGCTGGGGCCTCATCCTGCTCCTCGTGATGACGGCGGTCAGCGTCCCCGTCCTCAACTTCATCGTCCGGCGCCAGTCGGTGGCCGTGACGCTGACCGAAGTGCCGTTGGTGGTGGCACTGTTCTACCTGCCACCACTGACGGTGGTCCTCATCTACACGCTGTCGACGCTGGGCTGGTGCGTCTGGCACCGCTTCACGCCGGCGAAACTGTGGTTCAACGCGGCCAAGGCCGCCGCCGCGACCTCGCTGGCCGGTCTCGTCCTCCTCGCCCTGCCGCCGTTGCAGGGCGTCGATCGGCCGGGCACCTGGGCCAGCCTCTTCGTCGCGATCAACACCATCACCCTGGTCAGCCTGCTCTCCGTGGTCGGCGTGCACGTGCTCCTGCAGGGTTGGCAGCCCGGCCGCGAGGCGTTGCGCACCGCCCCGTCCGTCTTCCTCACCTCGTCCATCAACGCGTCGGTCGGCCTGCTGATCCTGATCGCGTTGGAGACGACCTGGTGGTCCGCGCTGCTGCTCGCCGCCCTGTTCGTCGCGCTCGGGCAGGTCTACCGCTCCTACTCCCAGTTCTTCCAGCAGCACCGCACGCTGGCCGGCATGTACGACCTGGCCCGCCTGATCACCACCAGCACCCAGGGCGCGCTGGGTGACGTGCTGCTCGACCGGGTCCGCGCGCTCATGCAGGCGGAATACGCCACGCTCTGGCTGCCCGCCCAGGGTCGTCACCCGGAGGTGCTGCTCACCGCCCGCGTCGACGCGCCCGGCCTGCTGGACGTCGCCCCGACCCCCGCGGTGTTCCGGGAGCAGGCGCGCAGCCTGGGCCGCACGTTGACCACCGGCCGGCAGTTGGGCGCCGACACCGCGCTGCGCGGCGTGGCCGACGTGAAGCAGGTCAAGGACGCCATCGTGGTGCCGCTGCGGTCGGGCCAGGCGGTGATCGGGACGCTGGAGGTGGTCAACCGGATCAGCGACGTCGGCCACTTCACGCCGCGTGACCTGCCCGTCTTCGAGACGGTCGCCGCGCACGCCGCGGTGGCCCTGGAAAACTCGCGCCTCGTCGACCGGTTGCGGCACGACGCCGACCACGACGCGCTCACCAAGCTGCCCAACCGGCGCCGGCTCACCTCGGCGGTGGCCGAGGCGATCAAGATCGGGGCGCCGGACGAGGTGGTGGCGCTGCTGCTCTTCGACGTCGACCGGCTGCGCCAGGTCAACGAGTCGCTGGGCCACGCCGCCGGCGACAAGGTCCTGGTCGAGGTGGCCGAGCGGCTGCGCGCCTGCGCGCCCTCCTCGGCGCTGGTGGGCCGCGCCGGGGGTGACGAGTTCCTGGTGACGCTGCGGCTGGAGAGCGCCGACGCGGCGCTGGAGCTGGCCGCGCAGCTCCGCGAGCAGATCCGCGACGAGATGGTCTTCGACGTGCTCACCCTGGACGTGGACACCGCGGTCGGCGTGGCCGTGCACCCCGACCACGGCGGCGACGCGGTGGCACTGCTCCAGCGGGTCGACCTGGCCGCGACCGCGGCCAAGTCGGTGCCGGGCAGTGTGCAGCTCTACAGCCCGGCGCTGGAGTCCCGCTCGCTGCGCCGGCTGGGCCTCGCCGGCGACCTGGAGCGGGCGTTGGCCGACGGCGACCTGGAGGTCTACTTCCAGCCCAAGGTGACGCTGCGGGACCGCCGCCTGGTGGGCGTGGAGTGCCTGGCCCGCTGGGAGCACCCGGCGCACGGCGCGGTCGAGCCGGACGACTTCGTGGCGGTGGCCGAGCACACCGGCCAGCTCGGCCGGCTCACCGAGTTCGTGCTCCGGGAGAGCCTGCGGCGCAGTCGCGACTGGAGCCACGGGGAGCAGGCGCTCTCCGTCTCGGTCAACCTCGCCGCGCGTACGCTCAACGACCAGCACTTCCCGGCGCTCGTGCGCGACCTGCTGGAGGAGTACGACGTACCCCCGCAGCGGCTCACGCTGGAGATCACCGAGTCGGGTGTCCTGGACGGCACCGAACGTCCCATCCCGACCCTGCGCAGCCTCCGCGACCTCGGTGTCCGGCTCTCCGTGGACGACTTCGGCACCGGCAACTCGTCCCTGGCCCAGTTGCGCCGGCTGCCGGTGCACGAGGTGAAGGTGGACCGGTCGTTCGTGCAGGGGATGGCGACCGATCCGGGCGACCTGGCCATCGTCAACGCGGTGGTGACGCTCTCCCAGCAGTTCGGCCTGACCGTGGTGGCCGAGGGTGTGGAGAGCGAGCTGACGCTGGAACTGCTCCAGGACATCGGCTGCGAGATCGGCCAGGGCTTCCTGTTCAGCCGGCCGCTGCCGTACGAGCGCCTGGAGGCCTGGTTCGGCGCCCAGGTCGATCCGGAGACGATCGTCGCCGGGGAGCTTCCGCGCCTGCGTGTGGTGCCCTGA
- a CDS encoding helix-turn-helix domain-containing protein encodes MVETGSSVPRRQLGRLLRQAREEAGINLEAAATTLEWSRAKMYRLEAGQTSLRTHDVNLMCQLYGTSTELTEVLVSLARESKSKGWWHAYGDVIPAWFELYVGLEAAACHVRQYEPNLIPGLLQTPEYMSAVFETKPGRTAQEVAQKVALRMERQKLLARRSPAAPLFEAIVDEAVLHRPTGDVEAWRAQLAYLVNAAQSTNISVRVLPSNIGPHRASVAGNFVLLDFPAKGTRPAEPTTAYSESLTGSIYLDRPNEVEAYTSVWETLWNLALDERASEDLVGALIKETYDD; translated from the coding sequence ATGGTCGAGACGGGATCGTCCGTCCCGCGCCGCCAGCTCGGGCGGCTGCTGCGACAGGCTCGCGAGGAAGCCGGCATCAACCTGGAGGCCGCCGCCACCACGCTTGAGTGGTCGCGAGCGAAGATGTACCGCCTGGAGGCTGGCCAGACCTCGCTCCGCACCCACGACGTGAACCTGATGTGCCAGCTCTACGGCACCTCCACCGAGCTGACCGAAGTGCTCGTCTCGCTGGCCAGGGAGAGCAAGAGCAAGGGCTGGTGGCACGCCTACGGTGACGTGATCCCCGCGTGGTTCGAGCTGTACGTCGGCCTCGAAGCGGCGGCGTGTCACGTCCGGCAGTACGAACCGAACCTCATCCCCGGGCTCCTTCAGACACCGGAGTACATGTCCGCCGTCTTCGAGACCAAGCCCGGTCGCACGGCGCAGGAGGTGGCTCAGAAAGTCGCCCTCCGGATGGAGCGGCAAAAGCTTCTGGCCCGAAGAAGTCCGGCCGCGCCCCTCTTCGAGGCGATTGTCGATGAGGCCGTCCTACACCGGCCGACCGGCGACGTGGAAGCGTGGCGGGCCCAACTGGCCTATCTGGTCAATGCGGCGCAGTCGACCAACATCAGTGTCCGCGTGCTCCCGAGCAACATCGGCCCCCACCGGGCGTCGGTGGCGGGCAACTTCGTACTGCTCGACTTTCCGGCGAAGGGCACCCGGCCCGCCGAGCCGACCACGGCTTACAGCGAGTCGCTGACCGGCAGCATCTACCTCGACCGGCCGAACGAGGTAGAGGCGTACACCTCGGTTTGGGAGACTCTGTGGAACCTCGCCCTGGACGAACGCGCCTCCGAGGATCTGGTCGGCGCCCTGATCAAGGAGACCTACGATGACTGA
- a CDS encoding DUF397 domain-containing protein has translation MTEMGTPRWRKSSYSGNEGNCVEVADNLPGVVGVRDSKDIAGPSLTFAAARWASFVEFAKHHTSN, from the coding sequence ATGACTGAGATGGGCACGCCTCGGTGGCGCAAGAGCAGCTACAGCGGCAACGAGGGCAACTGCGTCGAGGTGGCCGACAATCTTCCTGGCGTCGTCGGCGTGCGGGACAGCAAGGACATCGCCGGCCCGTCACTGACCTTCGCCGCCGCCCGCTGGGCTTCCTTCGTAGAGTTCGCGAAGCACCACACCAGCAATTAG
- the nusG gene encoding transcription termination/antitermination protein NusG, whose translation MPEYDETAETPDEQSAVATADSNESVEAASEPEFPTTEPAPDEDFDPVAELRQKLRYAPGDWYVVHSYAGYENKVKTNLETRITSLDMEDFIYQVEVPTREEVEVKNGKRSQVQAKVFPGYILVRMELTAESYSCVRNTPGVTGFVGATDRADRPAPLSLDEVLKWLAPAVETEQKKAKPEIKVLDFEVGDSVTVTDGAFASLPATISEINADQQKLKVLVSIFGRETPVELNFNQVAKI comes from the coding sequence GTGCCTGAGTACGACGAGACCGCCGAGACCCCGGACGAGCAGTCCGCGGTGGCGACGGCGGACAGCAACGAGTCGGTCGAGGCCGCCAGCGAGCCGGAGTTCCCGACCACCGAGCCGGCCCCGGACGAAGACTTCGACCCGGTCGCCGAGCTGCGCCAGAAGCTGCGCTACGCGCCCGGCGACTGGTACGTGGTGCACTCGTACGCCGGCTACGAGAACAAGGTCAAGACCAACCTCGAGACCCGGATCACCTCCCTCGACATGGAGGACTTCATCTACCAGGTCGAGGTGCCGACCCGGGAAGAGGTCGAGGTCAAGAACGGCAAGCGGTCGCAGGTGCAGGCGAAGGTCTTCCCGGGCTACATCCTGGTCCGGATGGAGTTGACCGCCGAGTCCTACTCCTGCGTCCGGAACACCCCGGGGGTCACCGGCTTCGTCGGTGCCACCGACCGGGCCGACCGGCCGGCGCCGCTGAGCCTCGACGAGGTGCTCAAGTGGCTCGCGCCGGCGGTCGAGACCGAGCAGAAGAAGGCCAAGCCCGAGATCAAGGTCCTCGACTTCGAGGTCGGCGACTCGGTCACCGTCACCGACGGCGCGTTCGCGTCGCTGCCGGCGACGATCAGCGAGATCAACGCCGACCAGCAGAAGCTCAAGGTGCTGGTGTCGATCTTCGGCCGGGAGACGCCGGTCGAGCTGAACTTCAACCAGGTCGCCAAGATCTGA
- the secE gene encoding preprotein translocase subunit SecE, which yields MAEKKRRGEDDGDERLNDDATVDGVADDDVADDAADADEPVSRGGTATRKRAHAEPAEGRKTRKDTERIGLFARIARFFREVVAELRKVIWPTRKELLTYTAVVVTFVAVMLAIVALLDYGFAKAVLWVFGNPS from the coding sequence GTGGCCGAGAAGAAGCGGCGCGGCGAGGACGACGGCGACGAGCGTCTGAACGACGACGCGACCGTCGACGGCGTTGCCGACGACGATGTGGCCGACGACGCCGCCGACGCGGACGAGCCGGTATCCCGGGGCGGCACCGCGACCCGCAAGCGGGCGCACGCCGAGCCGGCCGAGGGCCGCAAGACGCGCAAGGACACCGAGCGGATCGGGCTCTTCGCCCGCATCGCGCGGTTCTTCCGCGAGGTCGTGGCCGAACTGCGTAAGGTCATCTGGCCGACCCGCAAGGAGCTGCTGACCTACACGGCGGTGGTGGTCACCTTCGTCGCGGTGATGCTGGCGATCGTGGCTCTCCTGGACTACGGCTTCGCCAAGGCGGTGCTGTGGGTCTTCGGCAACCCCAGCTGA
- a CDS encoding DUF262 domain-containing protein has product MQVQSGIPNARFLDATQQTVAWFWKRLQADELEMQPPFQRNPVWQEAQKAYLIDSILRGYPVPELYLQTSVTADGSEKHVVVDGQQRIRACVEYLADEYPLGDESGELSGYYFSDLDEGTRQQLFRYKFVVRALPSLEQAEVREIFGRLNRNNVALNRQELRQATYWGEFITTVTKLSQHSFWVKSGLFTSNDFRRMLDIEYVSELVVAALYGVQNKKDRLDRMYADFESEFPDREEVEEKFEKVLTQLSLLFEWPTSLRWSRKVDFYTLFVALADRSQDLPFDRDEAARTATRLEEFAARVSDVLSFKDEGEEPSESHRMVPVTAYARGVRNSSDLGSRRMRLRALEEFVWPSGKQDDLGHPERTVNNRHLAKLPTLDSLLEPIPTDEGEDEQVR; this is encoded by the coding sequence ATGCAGGTTCAGTCCGGGATTCCTAACGCTCGGTTCTTGGATGCTACGCAACAAACCGTTGCCTGGTTCTGGAAGCGTCTCCAGGCCGACGAACTGGAGATGCAGCCTCCTTTTCAGAGGAACCCGGTCTGGCAAGAGGCCCAGAAGGCATATTTGATTGATAGCATTCTGCGGGGCTATCCTGTACCCGAGCTCTATCTGCAGACCTCTGTCACCGCGGATGGTTCAGAGAAGCACGTGGTAGTGGACGGTCAGCAAAGAATACGCGCTTGCGTCGAATACCTCGCGGATGAATACCCCCTCGGCGATGAGTCCGGTGAATTGAGTGGTTATTACTTTAGTGACCTTGACGAGGGAACCCGTCAGCAGTTGTTCCGATACAAGTTCGTGGTTCGAGCCTTGCCCTCCTTGGAGCAGGCTGAAGTTCGCGAAATATTTGGGAGGCTTAACCGGAATAACGTCGCTTTGAATCGCCAAGAGTTGCGGCAGGCGACATACTGGGGCGAATTTATCACAACGGTCACCAAGCTAAGCCAGCACTCTTTTTGGGTCAAATCCGGCCTGTTCACAAGCAATGATTTCCGTCGAATGCTCGACATTGAATATGTCAGCGAGCTGGTGGTTGCCGCTCTATATGGTGTTCAGAATAAGAAAGACCGACTTGACCGCATGTATGCGGACTTCGAATCAGAGTTCCCTGATAGAGAGGAAGTCGAAGAGAAGTTCGAGAAGGTTCTGACCCAACTCTCGCTTCTGTTTGAGTGGCCAACAAGTCTGCGCTGGTCACGCAAGGTCGACTTCTACACTCTCTTCGTCGCTCTCGCCGATCGCAGTCAGGATCTGCCTTTCGACCGGGATGAAGCAGCTCGAACGGCGACCCGCCTCGAGGAGTTTGCGGCAAGGGTGAGCGACGTGCTGTCTTTCAAGGACGAGGGGGAAGAGCCGTCGGAATCTCACCGAATGGTGCCAGTAACCGCGTACGCGCGCGGTGTGCGAAATTCAAGTGACTTGGGGAGTCGGCGCATGCGGCTTCGGGCGCTCGAGGAGTTCGTGTGGCCCTCGGGGAAGCAAGACGACTTAGGTCACCCCGAACGGACCGTCAACAACCGTCATTTGGCGAAGCTTCCCACCCTTGACTCGCTCCTCGAACCAATCCCGACTGACGAGGGTGAGGACGAGCAGGTGCGGTGA